In the Glycine max cultivar Williams 82 chromosome 19, Glycine_max_v4.0, whole genome shotgun sequence genome, TCACTTTGATCGTTGATCATGTGTCAATCGATTCCATGAATAAGATGTTATGCCTTCCACTTACATCTCCTTTATCCTTAAAATTTTCACTCTCTCCAGCACATgatcaaaaaaatgaaaaatgatgtgtTTGGCATGCCACCCGAGGAACATGTCCTCTAATACACAACCATTGAATAATGATGTGAAACggaaaagattgaaaaaaaaaggtaaaatatacTACACTTGTTCCATTAAAAGAGTATCTAAGGAAATAATTTtaagacttttatttttcttccttttgtgATTCTCAAGTTTTGTTAACTGTCTTTTGGtgattaatgttattttataaaatatattagtttattaattaatctaacattctacacatattaataacatataagATAATAACCTAATATGGTTAGAAGATATGGTTTGGAaccttataaaattttgttattaatgtCCTGCATTTAgttactaattattattatgtaatcattcataaattaatttcatatttataatataatttaaatgataaaattggtaaaagaaaagtgaaaaatatgAGGGATAAAAAATAGAAGTGAGGGAATATAATAATGTCTATGTTAATAATTCACACATAATAtgagacttaattaaaaatttgaaagtgcTTTGAGAGACCAAAATGACAAACATGGTTAAATTCAAGaaccaaaatgtcaataaataattaagttcagagaataaattgaaaaatctatttttagaCACGTGATAATTACATGCATGATACATAATAACCATCAACTGTCATGTTATTACCAGAAGCATCACGTAGGCGTGCAtgttatgaatgacaaattaGAATTAACGGtaggataaatttattatactttttacatatttagagttaaattcaaaaattttatctaccaaatattaatcttttattCCCTTACAATTTCATGGaccaaaataagtatttatggtttttaatattacaattgctttatacttttgtttaacaattgataaacatttttcttaattaaaatgaaGTCGAGTTAATGACTTAGTTTATGTGTACTTTTGTTTAACAAttgataaacatttttcttaattaaaatgaaGTCGAGTTAATGACTTAGTTTATGTGTATAGTATGAGAATTGAAATAAGTACTTAAGTAGTTTTAGTACTCCAATGAGCTAAAGTTAAGTAGGAAGTTGTCGGTAGAGTTTACCGGCAGGTGGCAGTGTACTAACTAGAGTTAGAAGCGACAAACGACAGCAGTTCCCAGTGCGGCGTTCGgcgcaaaaaataaaaactaatcaaccaattaattaattaaactaaaccaAAACCATACCAACCCCatacaattaattaaagacaTGCACTaagcaaaacaaataaataatactacTACTGTAATCAGAGCTTCTAAtcgaaactaaaaaataaatagtaaataaaatagtCATGAGAGTCCAACTTACATTAACTTGGTCTAAGCCCATTAGAAAAACCAGAGGCTTATTGCTTCCACCATTTATAAATGTTCCCTCTGAAGCCTACACATGAGGCTCACATGTCCCAATTCACATTTCTTATAAGACTCTTTATGCTCCTTATTCCCACTGTCCCACTTCCCCTGACCCCTCCCTCTCCCATACCATAGTCCTCAGATTTTTAGTTTGCACCATTTCCTAGTGTACCCGTGTGCCTACAAATTTTATTCACTTCCTCCCATTCCGGtcctttcttttcacacatAAAATACacatctctttctctctctctttgtgtGTTGGTTATTAGTACTATTATACTACTACTATCTTATGGCTTCTGCTAGTGGAAATGGTGGCTCTAATGGCACTGGCTCTCCTTGCGGGGCATGCAAGTTCCTCAGAAGAAAGTGTGCTGCTGATTGCATCTTTGCACCTTACTTTTGCTCAGAACAAGGTCCTGCTAGATTTGCAGCCATACACAAGGTCTTTGGTGCCAGCAACGTTTCCAAGTTGCTTTTGCATATACCAGCTCATGATCGTTGTGAAGCCGTTGTCACAATCGCTTATGAGGCTCAGGCTCGTATCAGAGACCCTGTCTATGGCTGTGTCTCTCACATTTTTGCCTTACAACAACAGGTACCATTATATATGTTATTACAAACCTCATCAAaacttttaaacttttttttctctagaaATAATAGATCTTGTCATGCTCAtctttaatgtttatatatccTGTTAGACATCAAATAAGTAACACATTAACACCTATTTAATgtaggacaaaacttagatggaGTTCTAATGGTGTTTTTGATGTTATTTAATCAGAATTGGAGTTTCCAAAATACCTAAAGAATTGTATGTAGGTTTTATTCTTTTATGGTTTTCAATAACGGAAGAAATAGACTTAAATATCTAAACATTTGCACTAGCCGCTCGTTCATGAAATTCTCTTTAGTTAGAACTTggtgatttttctttcttgtctttttttttaatgtatgttGGAAATTTGGAAAACCATTCAACCAAACTAGCTACTCCTGTCTTTTTCTCTTGCTTGAAGTCTAGCTACCTATCTTTGGCTTCTATGATGCCTCAAGGGCCAGTGCTCcaagaataatatttattattattgccaTTGGCTATATAAAATACACACCAGTCAATGTATCTAGAAACAAACAAATTCTCTAATGCCCTCTTTAAAATTCTGACTTTTCTAATTTTCTTACATTTTCTTTATGATGAAATGCAGGTGGCATGCTTGCAGGCACAGCTGATGCAGGTGAAGGCTCAGCTGGCTCAGAACCTGGTGGAGTCCAGGAACATAGAGAGCAATCATCAGTGGACAGGGAATAATAACAGTGTTTCAGGACAACCAATGAACCATCCATTTTGTCCCACTTACATGAATCCTATATCTCCTCAAAGCTCTCTTGAGTCAATTGATCACAGCAG is a window encoding:
- the LOC100801508 gene encoding LOB domain-containing protein 16, which gives rise to MASASGNGGSNGTGSPCGACKFLRRKCAADCIFAPYFCSEQGPARFAAIHKVFGASNVSKLLLHIPAHDRCEAVVTIAYEAQARIRDPVYGCVSHIFALQQQVACLQAQLMQVKAQLAQNLVESRNIESNHQWTGNNNSVSGQPMNHPFCPTYMNPISPQSSLESIDHSSINDGMSMQDIQSREDFQIQAKERPYNNNDLGELQELALRMMRN